The Nicotiana tabacum cultivar K326 chromosome 14, ASM71507v2, whole genome shotgun sequence genome contains a region encoding:
- the LOC107815263 gene encoding uncharacterized protein LOC107815263 isoform X1, giving the protein MADSSSIEEFSVSSQDHETTATAKRYGGLKPKKKPLISKDHERAFFDSADWALCKQGAGVDKKSAIAIETLRPKLQRTAHEQLPPRRPACTS; this is encoded by the exons ATGGCAGATAGCAGCAGTATTGAAGAGTTTTCTGTCTCCTCTCAAGATCACGAg ACCACTGCCACTGCTAAAAGATATGGAGGACTTAAGCCAAAGAAGAAGCCTTTGATTTCAAAG GACCATGAACGTGCCTTCTTTGATTCCGCAGACTGGGCTCTGTGCAAG CAAGGTGCAGGAGTTGATAAAAAATCAGCAATTGCTATAGAGACATTGCGTCCCAAGTTGCAA AGAACAGCTCATGAACAACTACCTCCTCGAAGACCTGCTTGTACATCTTGA
- the LOC107815263 gene encoding uncharacterized protein LOC107815263 isoform X2, with amino-acid sequence MQSILVVQLIGYLNFTLFTTATAKRYGGLKPKKKPLISKDHERAFFDSADWALCKQGAGVDKKSAIAIETLRPKLQRTAHEQLPPRRPACTS; translated from the exons ATGCAGAGTATCTTAGTAGTCCAGTTGATTGGCTACCTAAATTTCACCTTGTTT ACCACTGCCACTGCTAAAAGATATGGAGGACTTAAGCCAAAGAAGAAGCCTTTGATTTCAAAG GACCATGAACGTGCCTTCTTTGATTCCGCAGACTGGGCTCTGTGCAAG CAAGGTGCAGGAGTTGATAAAAAATCAGCAATTGCTATAGAGACATTGCGTCCCAAGTTGCAA AGAACAGCTCATGAACAACTACCTCCTCGAAGACCTGCTTGTACATCTTGA